One region of Chryseobacterium sp. SORGH_AS_0447 genomic DNA includes:
- a CDS encoding tetratricopeptide repeat protein, producing the protein MKKLILGMAFVTSAFVFGQKDDVNAKLQDANKAAMDAYNAKNYAAAAPKFMDVYNLLKTSGQDNKVYMYYAGLNYALANDIPQATKIYTDLINSGYTGVETTYTAKDNKTGQVASYDKNTWELLKKTSSKDYSDFKTEQSPSVEQDLYETLSTLLINAKKNDEALALIEKGLAKFPNSAKLKEYQGSALYASGNTDKFMQNLKEQLAKNPNDATNWYNLGVLQAKNPATASEAMTSFQKAIELKADFANAYQNLVYTAIGDDEKAVTEINALRKTKPDDATKLIEARKERFNKALPYAEKWYQTMPNDINAVQTLKDMYNTTRNTAKFNEMKAKEAELQAKQPAK; encoded by the coding sequence ATGAAAAAGCTGATTTTAGGTATGGCTTTCGTAACATCTGCCTTTGTTTTCGGACAGAAAGATGATGTTAACGCTAAGCTGCAGGATGCTAATAAAGCTGCAATGGATGCATACAATGCAAAAAATTACGCAGCGGCAGCTCCTAAGTTTATGGATGTTTATAACCTCCTGAAAACAAGCGGACAGGACAATAAAGTATATATGTATTATGCAGGATTGAATTACGCTTTGGCGAACGATATTCCTCAGGCTACTAAAATATATACCGATTTGATCAATTCCGGTTATACAGGTGTTGAAACTACATATACGGCAAAAGACAACAAAACAGGACAGGTAGCGAGCTACGACAAAAATACCTGGGAATTGTTGAAGAAAACTTCATCAAAAGATTATTCGGACTTTAAAACCGAACAGTCGCCAAGTGTTGAGCAGGACTTATACGAAACATTATCAACCCTTTTGATCAATGCTAAAAAGAATGATGAAGCTTTAGCGCTTATCGAAAAAGGATTGGCAAAATTCCCAAACAGTGCTAAACTGAAAGAATATCAGGGAAGCGCGCTTTACGCATCAGGGAATACGGATAAATTCATGCAGAACCTGAAAGAGCAGTTGGCAAAAAATCCTAATGATGCTACCAACTGGTATAATTTAGGAGTACTTCAAGCAAAAAACCCGGCAACGGCAAGCGAGGCCATGACTTCTTTCCAGAAAGCAATCGAGCTTAAAGCTGATTTTGCAAATGCTTATCAGAATCTGGTTTACACAGCCATCGGTGATGATGAAAAGGCAGTAACGGAAATCAACGCTTTGAGAAAGACAAAACCGGATGATGCTACCAAATTAATTGAAGCAAGAAAGGAGAGATTCAACAAAGCGCTTCCTTATGCTGAAAAATGGTATCAGACAATGCCGAATGATATTAATGCTGTTCAGACATTGAAAGACATGTATAACACTACAAGGAATACAGCTAAATTCAATGAAATGAAAGCCAAAGAAGCTGAGCTTCAGGCCAAGCAGCCGGCTAAGTAA
- a CDS encoding 1,4-dihydroxy-2-naphthoyl-CoA synthase yields the protein MIEWKTAKEYEDITYKKCNGVARIAFNRPEIRNAFRPKTTSELYDAFYDAYEDASIGVVLLSGEGPSPKDGGWAFCSGGDQKARGHQGYVGEDGRHRLNILEVQRLIRFMPKVVIAVVPGWAVGGGHSLHVVCDLTLASEEHAIFKQTDADVTSFDGGYGSAYLAKMVGQKKAREIFFLGRNYSAQEAFEMGMVNKVVPHAELEDTAYGWAQEILAKSPTSIRMLKFAMNLTDDGMVGQQVFAGEATRLAYMTEEAKEGRNAFLEKRKPDFGENQWIS from the coding sequence ATGATCGAGTGGAAAACCGCCAAAGAATACGAGGATATTACCTATAAAAAATGTAACGGGGTAGCAAGAATTGCTTTCAACAGACCGGAAATCCGTAACGCTTTCAGGCCCAAAACAACCTCGGAACTGTACGATGCTTTTTATGATGCTTACGAAGACGCTTCCATTGGCGTGGTGCTGCTTTCCGGAGAAGGGCCAAGCCCAAAAGATGGTGGCTGGGCATTCTGCAGCGGGGGAGACCAGAAGGCAAGAGGACATCAGGGATATGTAGGAGAGGACGGGAGACACCGTTTAAATATTCTTGAAGTTCAGCGGTTGATCCGTTTTATGCCAAAAGTCGTAATCGCGGTAGTACCGGGATGGGCAGTCGGCGGAGGACACTCGCTTCATGTGGTTTGTGATTTGACTTTAGCCAGTGAAGAGCATGCGATTTTCAAGCAGACGGATGCCGACGTCACCAGTTTCGACGGTGGTTACGGTTCCGCTTACCTTGCAAAAATGGTGGGTCAGAAAAAAGCCCGCGAAATTTTCTTTTTGGGCAGAAATTATTCCGCTCAGGAGGCTTTTGAAATGGGAATGGTTAATAAAGTGGTTCCGCATGCCGAATTGGAAGATACCGCCTATGGATGGGCCCAGGAAATCCTGGCAAAATCCCCGACCTCGATCAGGATGCTGAAATTTGCCATGAACCTTACCGACGACGGAATGGTAGGCCAGCAGGTTTTTGCAGGCGAAGCGACGCGTCTTGCTTACATGACGGAAGAAGCCAAAGAAGGAAGAAACGCATTCCTTGAAAAAAGAAAACCGGACTTCGGAGAAAATCAATGGATATCGTAA
- the menA gene encoding 1,4-dihydroxy-2-naphthoate octaprenyltransferase, which produces MTDWIKAARLRTLPLSLSGIIMGSFIARWRLYNEGRTWDWRIFALALVVTLLYQVLSNYANDYGDGIKGTDTKRATEAEARAVASGRITAKQMKNAVILFSVLSFVATVALLYLAFVPEYMNEFYIFIGLGIACILAAIGYTIGKKPYGYMGLGDLFVFVFFGLVSVCGSYFLFTKSFSWDMLLPGAAIGMMSMAVLNLNNMRDIESDKLSGKNSFALRIGFKKAMIYEMVLLNLPLIFILMFLGVNGFFQTQNYYVFIVMILMLPLMRIRRNIMTVKNPRELDPFLKQVGIITLMIAVLTAAGLNLFH; this is translated from the coding sequence ATGACAGATTGGATAAAAGCCGCAAGGCTTAGAACATTACCGCTTTCCTTAAGCGGAATTATCATGGGATCTTTTATTGCCCGTTGGAGACTTTACAATGAAGGCAGAACCTGGGACTGGAGGATCTTTGCACTCGCTCTGGTGGTGACTTTACTTTATCAGGTACTTTCCAACTATGCCAACGATTACGGCGACGGAATCAAAGGGACGGATACCAAAAGAGCCACTGAAGCGGAAGCAAGAGCCGTAGCTTCAGGGAGAATTACCGCTAAGCAAATGAAAAATGCGGTTATTCTATTTTCCGTTTTGTCTTTTGTAGCCACTGTTGCACTCTTATATCTGGCATTTGTACCGGAATATATGAATGAATTTTACATTTTCATCGGTCTGGGGATTGCCTGTATTTTAGCAGCCATCGGTTATACGATCGGGAAAAAACCTTATGGTTATATGGGGTTGGGAGATCTTTTCGTGTTCGTCTTTTTCGGACTGGTTTCCGTTTGCGGAAGCTATTTTCTATTTACCAAATCGTTCAGCTGGGATATGCTGTTGCCGGGAGCGGCAATCGGAATGATGAGCATGGCAGTCCTCAACTTGAATAACATGAGGGATATCGAAAGTGATAAATTATCCGGGAAAAACAGTTTTGCCCTTCGCATCGGATTCAAAAAAGCCATGATCTATGAAATGGTCCTGCTTAATCTTCCTTTGATCTTCATCCTGATGTTCCTTGGGGTAAACGGATTTTTCCAGACACAGAACTACTACGTTTTTATTGTGATGATCTTAATGCTTCCTTTGATGAGGATCAGAAGAAACATTATGACCGTAAAAAATCCTCGAGAGCTTGATCCGTTTTTGAAGCAGGTAGGAATTATAACCTTAATGATTGCTGTTCTTACGGCAGCCGGACTTAATCTGTTTCATTAG
- a CDS encoding metal-dependent hydrolase, producing the protein MKIKFLGQNCFLFTYKDKTILSDPFYNYKKAESGFDIAAQQIDYILLTHAHGDHVADVEEVLQHHPEATVIAVPEICGYFKSAKNKDDVNLGGAAKIDDLAISMVPAHHTSSFPDGSYGGVPVGYIFRLPEGRNLYMAGDTGVMADMELFPRLYGNLDLSILPVGGHYTMGPEEAAFAATELLKTPKVIGCHFDTFPAIEINHESAVKHFADKNVELVLPKLGEEFEF; encoded by the coding sequence ATGAAAATTAAATTTTTAGGACAAAACTGCTTTTTGTTCACCTATAAAGACAAAACGATCTTATCCGATCCTTTTTACAACTACAAAAAAGCGGAATCCGGGTTTGATATTGCTGCCCAGCAGATCGATTATATTTTACTGACGCACGCGCACGGAGATCATGTTGCCGATGTGGAAGAAGTTTTGCAGCATCACCCTGAAGCAACCGTTATCGCTGTTCCGGAGATTTGCGGATATTTTAAAAGTGCAAAAAATAAGGATGATGTCAACTTAGGAGGGGCGGCAAAAATCGATGATCTTGCAATTTCCATGGTTCCGGCTCACCATACAAGTTCATTCCCGGATGGGAGCTACGGTGGTGTTCCTGTGGGATACATTTTCAGGCTTCCTGAAGGCAGAAACCTGTACATGGCAGGAGATACCGGTGTAATGGCGGATATGGAGCTATTCCCGAGATTATACGGCAATTTGGACCTTTCGATCCTTCCGGTGGGAGGCCACTACACGATGGGTCCGGAAGAAGCAGCTTTTGCAGCCACGGAATTATTGAAAACACCGAAAGTAATCGGATGCCATTTTGATACGTTCCCTGCGATTGAGATCAACCATGAAAGTGCAGTGAAGCATTTTGCAGACAAAAACGTAGAACTGGTTTTACCGAAATTGGGTGAGGAGTTCGAATTTTAA
- a CDS encoding DUF4199 domain-containing protein, with the protein MTKSPSTLGILLFGATMIVFFVVYYFFSGVDYFDISLKANAFVLPIIYAGTAFWSVKSYWSSHRVVSFKDAFKRAFIPMFVGGILSIVSIYSFLNFVDPDAKKLLNYQYVTRQKSEMDKEYQSARKILKHQKDIDELDQKYKERLPSFSPDAVKGKDMLTASHFSGYFAAILIFYVVLSLFFGAFFRTKTIYQEEQNQE; encoded by the coding sequence ATGACGAAAAGCCCTTCCACATTAGGAATTTTACTGTTTGGTGCTACGATGATTGTTTTTTTCGTGGTCTATTACTTCTTCTCAGGAGTTGATTATTTTGATATTTCGCTGAAAGCCAATGCTTTCGTTTTGCCGATTATTTATGCCGGAACGGCGTTCTGGTCGGTAAAATCGTATTGGAGCAGCCATCGGGTAGTCAGCTTTAAAGATGCTTTCAAAAGAGCATTTATTCCAATGTTCGTCGGTGGAATTTTATCCATTGTCAGCATTTATTCATTTTTAAACTTCGTGGATCCTGACGCCAAAAAATTGCTGAACTATCAGTATGTAACCCGTCAGAAATCGGAAATGGACAAAGAATATCAGTCGGCGAGAAAAATTTTGAAACACCAGAAAGACATCGACGAGCTGGATCAGAAATATAAAGAAAGGCTCCCAAGTTTCTCTCCGGATGCGGTAAAAGGAAAAGATATGCTTACGGCAAGTCATTTTTCAGGATATTTTGCGGCAATACTTATATTTTACGTAGTTTTGTCATTGTTTTTCGGAGCGTTTTTCAGAACGAAAACGATCTATCAGGAAGAGCAGAATCAAGAATAG
- a CDS encoding glycosyltransferase family 2 protein: MNLSIVIPLLNEEASLEELFSRIDSVCRSNGLSYEIWFVDDGSTDLSWSIIENLKVQHPQIHGIKFSKNYGKSQALHAAFERTNGDVIITMDADLQDFPEEIPELYSMVINENYDIVSGWKKKRFDNVMTKNVPSKLFNAAARKVSGVYLHDFNCGLKAYKRQVVKSIDVYGDMHRYIPVLAANAGFRRITEKEVQHQARPYGTSKFGTERFIRGFLDLVTLWFVSRFGGRPMHFFGAVGTLMFIVGFLSALWLGISKLIDVARGIYGHLITNNPWFFIALTMMIMGTLLFVAGFLGEMIIRTNREHKNYNIDEVI; this comes from the coding sequence ATGAATTTATCTATAGTTATTCCGTTACTGAACGAAGAAGCTTCTTTGGAAGAACTTTTTTCCAGGATTGACAGCGTTTGCCGATCAAATGGCTTATCCTACGAAATCTGGTTTGTCGATGACGGAAGTACGGATTTGTCGTGGAGCATTATTGAAAATCTGAAAGTTCAGCATCCTCAGATCCACGGCATCAAATTTTCCAAAAATTACGGGAAATCCCAGGCGCTTCACGCAGCTTTTGAACGCACGAACGGTGATGTGATCATCACGATGGATGCTGATTTGCAGGATTTTCCGGAAGAAATACCGGAATTATACAGCATGGTGATTAATGAAAATTATGACATCGTTTCAGGCTGGAAAAAGAAGCGTTTCGATAACGTGATGACCAAAAATGTACCGTCGAAACTATTCAACGCAGCGGCAAGAAAAGTGTCAGGTGTTTACCTGCATGATTTCAACTGCGGATTAAAAGCCTATAAAAGACAGGTGGTAAAATCCATTGATGTCTACGGGGATATGCACCGATATATACCTGTGCTCGCAGCCAATGCGGGATTCAGAAGGATTACCGAAAAAGAAGTTCAGCATCAGGCAAGGCCGTACGGAACTTCAAAATTCGGAACCGAAAGATTCATCAGAGGATTTCTGGATCTGGTAACGCTTTGGTTTGTAAGCCGTTTCGGTGGTAGGCCGATGCATTTCTTCGGAGCTGTAGGAACATTGATGTTTATTGTTGGTTTTCTTTCGGCACTCTGGCTGGGTATTTCCAAACTTATAGACGTTGCACGGGGAATCTACGGGCATCTGATCACCAACAATCCCTGGTTCTTCATTGCTTTAACCATGATGATTATGGGAACCCTGCTTTTCGTAGCCGGATTTTTAGGAGAAATGATTATCAGAACGAACCGGGAGCACAAGAATTACAATATTGATGAAGTGATTTAA
- a CDS encoding GIN domain-containing protein yields the protein MKNIFYTVAVLALVSCGKVSPKGNIERKDVDVPEFVNLDLEGKFRVFYARGNKNFVEIETYPNVADNLDVEVDDKTLTIKEKRGTKGVDFYNVTIYSKYNLEKVAISDSVEMNISSEIKTDNFRLNLKNFATFMGSVNTRRAEVEMLNRSRANFLGQTKDAVIKIADTASLIAPYWKIENLKIDSKNGNYAEVNVKDSLKGHVQNTAKFIYYNDPIRAFKIDKDTRVENKKLE from the coding sequence ATGAAGAATATTTTTTACACCGTTGCCGTTCTTGCTCTGGTTTCCTGCGGAAAAGTTTCTCCAAAAGGAAATATCGAGCGGAAAGATGTGGATGTGCCCGAATTTGTGAACCTCGATCTGGAAGGGAAATTCCGGGTGTTTTATGCAAGAGGGAACAAAAACTTCGTGGAAATTGAAACCTACCCGAATGTTGCGGATAACCTTGATGTTGAAGTGGATGATAAAACGTTAACCATCAAGGAAAAACGCGGAACGAAAGGCGTGGATTTTTATAATGTCACGATTTATTCCAAATATAATCTTGAAAAAGTGGCTATTTCCGACTCGGTAGAGATGAATATTTCAAGCGAAATTAAGACCGATAATTTTAGGCTTAATTTAAAGAATTTTGCTACTTTTATGGGTTCGGTAAATACAAGAAGGGCAGAAGTGGAAATGCTGAACCGCAGCAGAGCCAACTTTCTCGGACAGACCAAAGACGCGGTGATCAAAATCGCCGACACGGCAAGCCTGATCGCTCCTTACTGGAAAATTGAAAACCTGAAGATCGATTCCAAAAACGGAAACTATGCAGAAGTAAATGTCAAAGATTCCCTGAAAGGACATGTTCAGAATACCGCAAAATTTATTTATTATAATGATCCGATCCGGGCGTTTAAAATAGATAAAGATACGAGGGTGGAGAATAAGAAACTGGAATAG
- a CDS encoding four helix bundle protein → MSFKFEKLIIWQRSMEFGEEIFQVSQNFPKEELFNRVSQIRGASDSIALNISEGSILQSKPEFKKFLGYSIRYLAEVVTCLYKAKNRKYITEKDFKKIYEESYFLMNHIIAFRNQIK, encoded by the coding sequence ATGAGTTTTAAGTTTGAGAAGCTGATTATATGGCAAAGATCCATGGAATTTGGAGAGGAAATTTTTCAGGTTTCCCAGAATTTTCCAAAGGAAGAACTGTTTAATCGGGTTTCACAAATAAGAGGAGCTTCGGATTCGATCGCCTTGAATATTTCGGAAGGAAGTATTTTACAGTCGAAACCGGAATTCAAAAAATTTCTGGGATATTCGATTCGTTACTTAGCTGAAGTGGTAACTTGTTTATACAAAGCAAAGAACAGAAAATACATCACAGAAAAGGATTTTAAAAAAATATATGAAGAAAGTTATTTTCTTATGAATCACATTATAGCATTCAGAAATCAAATTAAGTAA
- a CDS encoding phospho-sugar mutase, whose product MTTLEKAKLWLHESFDEETRSAVQLLIDGNSPDLEDSFYRPLEFGTGGMRGIMGVGTNRLNKYTLGQATQGLANYMLKQFSGEEIKVAIAYDVRNNSKEFGKLVADVLTANGIKVLLFKDHRPTPELSFTVRNRNCHGGIVLTASHNPPEYNGYKVYWNDGAQIVPPHDEAIIAEVLSVQFDKIKFNGNDDLIEWIGEEQDDVYIDACIENSTYQNVGKENLNIVFTSIHGTTYTTVPKALEKAGFKKIDLVKEQMIPSGNFPTVDSPNPEEPAALEMAMDLAKITNADIVIGTDPDGDRLGIAVRNLDGEIELLNGNQTNTILTYYILNEWRKQDRITGKEFIGSTIVTSDIFFDIAQKFGVQCKVGLTGFKWIGKMIRDVEGKEKFICGGEESFGFMTGDFVRDKDSCGSIVLACEIAAWCKANGRTMYEYLIEIYQETGMYYEGLVNLVRKGRDGAEEIQNMMKNFRENPPKQLAGSPVEEVKDFKEQTNFIVSKNEKQVMNDIPKSNVLIYYTQDGTKVCVRPSGTEPKIKFYISVKDAVTSASDFRDKQKSLEEKINQVRNDLQLA is encoded by the coding sequence ATGACAACATTAGAAAAAGCAAAACTTTGGTTGCACGAATCATTTGATGAAGAAACAAGAAGTGCGGTACAATTACTCATAGACGGTAATTCGCCTGACCTGGAAGACTCTTTTTACAGACCGCTGGAATTCGGAACAGGAGGGATGAGAGGAATCATGGGCGTAGGAACCAACCGTTTAAATAAATACACGTTAGGCCAGGCTACACAGGGACTTGCGAACTATATGCTAAAGCAGTTTTCAGGTGAAGAAATTAAAGTAGCGATTGCTTACGACGTTAGAAACAATTCAAAAGAATTCGGAAAACTGGTAGCTGATGTTTTAACGGCAAACGGAATTAAAGTATTGCTTTTTAAAGACCACCGTCCGACTCCGGAATTGTCTTTTACGGTAAGAAACAGAAACTGTCATGGAGGAATCGTATTGACTGCCTCCCACAATCCGCCTGAATATAATGGTTATAAAGTATACTGGAATGACGGCGCGCAGATCGTTCCGCCACATGACGAAGCGATTATTGCCGAAGTACTTTCTGTACAGTTCGACAAAATAAAATTCAACGGAAATGATGACCTCATCGAGTGGATCGGAGAGGAGCAGGATGACGTGTACATCGACGCCTGTATCGAAAATTCCACCTATCAGAATGTCGGAAAGGAAAATTTAAATATTGTTTTTACTTCCATTCATGGAACAACCTATACCACCGTTCCTAAAGCGTTGGAAAAAGCAGGTTTCAAAAAAATTGACCTGGTAAAGGAGCAGATGATCCCAAGCGGAAATTTCCCGACCGTTGATTCTCCAAACCCTGAGGAACCGGCAGCCCTTGAAATGGCGATGGACCTTGCCAAAATCACCAATGCCGATATCGTTATCGGAACGGACCCGGATGGAGACCGATTGGGAATTGCCGTAAGAAACCTGGATGGTGAAATCGAATTGTTAAACGGAAACCAGACCAATACGATCCTGACGTATTATATCCTGAACGAATGGAGAAAGCAGGACAGGATTACCGGAAAAGAGTTTATCGGTTCTACGATTGTAACGTCCGATATTTTCTTTGATATTGCCCAGAAATTCGGTGTTCAGTGCAAAGTGGGATTGACAGGATTTAAATGGATCGGAAAAATGATCCGTGATGTAGAAGGAAAAGAAAAGTTCATCTGCGGAGGAGAAGAAAGCTTCGGATTTATGACCGGGGATTTCGTTCGTGATAAAGATTCTTGCGGAAGTATCGTCCTTGCCTGTGAGATCGCGGCATGGTGCAAAGCCAACGGAAGAACCATGTACGAATACCTGATCGAAATTTACCAGGAAACAGGCATGTATTATGAAGGACTGGTTAACCTGGTAAGAAAAGGAAGAGACGGGGCGGAAGAAATCCAGAACATGATGAAAAATTTCCGCGAAAACCCGCCGAAGCAGTTGGCAGGTTCTCCGGTAGAAGAAGTAAAAGATTTCAAGGAGCAGACGAATTTTATCGTTTCGAAAAATGAAAAACAGGTAATGAACGACATTCCAAAATCGAATGTGCTGATTTACTACACGCAGGACGGAACGAAAGTCTGTGTCAGACCTTCAGGAACAGAGCCTAAAATCAAGTTCTATATTTCGGTGAAAGATGCTGTTACTTCTGCATCGGATTTCAGAGATAAGCAGAAATCATTGGAAGAGAAAATCAACCAGGTAAGAAATGACCTGCAGTTAGCATAA
- a CDS encoding pyridoxal phosphate-dependent aminotransferase, translating to MKVSKLAANLIGSEIVKIGNEVNDLKAKGAEIANLTIGDLNSNIYPIPAQLKEEIQKAYQNNLTNYPPANGLLSLRKEVSKDLKTRWNLDYSPNDILITAGSRPLIYAVYKTIVDEGDKVVYPIPSWNNNHYAYLTSADAIEVKTTPENNFLPTADDLRPHLSGAVLVALCSPLNPTGTMFTREQLSEICELILEENKKRSEDEKPLYLMYDQIYSNLTFGAEHVDPVSLFPEMKEYTVYIDGISKCLAATGVRVGWGFGPSHILDKMKALLTHVGAWAPKPEQEATAKYYENPEEVNAFVEDFKGKLESSLKVLHAGIQDLKGKGLSVDSIEPMGALYLTIKLDYIGKAKPDGTVIENSSDLVFYLINEAGVALVPFSAFGEEKSEPWFRASVGGLATEEISTMMPKLENALNALK from the coding sequence GTGAAAGTTTCAAAATTAGCGGCGAACCTGATCGGTTCTGAAATCGTAAAAATTGGTAATGAAGTAAATGATTTAAAAGCAAAAGGAGCGGAGATTGCCAATCTTACGATTGGGGATTTAAATTCTAATATTTATCCTATTCCTGCTCAGCTGAAGGAGGAAATTCAGAAAGCTTATCAGAACAATCTGACAAATTATCCGCCTGCGAACGGACTTTTATCTTTAAGAAAAGAAGTTTCCAAAGATTTAAAAACAAGATGGAACTTGGATTATTCTCCGAATGACATCCTAATTACGGCCGGTTCAAGACCTTTGATCTATGCCGTATACAAAACCATCGTTGATGAAGGGGATAAAGTGGTATACCCGATCCCGTCTTGGAACAACAACCACTATGCATACCTTACTTCTGCTGATGCGATCGAGGTAAAAACAACCCCTGAAAATAATTTTCTTCCTACGGCTGACGATCTGAGACCGCATTTGTCAGGAGCGGTTCTGGTAGCGCTTTGTTCGCCACTGAACCCTACCGGAACGATGTTTACGAGAGAACAGCTTTCTGAAATCTGTGAACTGATCCTGGAAGAAAACAAAAAAAGAAGCGAAGACGAAAAACCGTTGTACCTGATGTACGATCAGATCTATTCCAACCTTACCTTTGGGGCGGAGCACGTAGATCCGGTTTCTCTGTTCCCTGAAATGAAAGAATATACAGTGTATATCGACGGTATTTCCAAGTGCCTTGCAGCAACGGGAGTGCGTGTAGGCTGGGGATTCGGTCCGTCTCATATTCTTGATAAAATGAAAGCGCTGTTGACGCACGTTGGAGCCTGGGCACCAAAACCTGAACAGGAAGCGACGGCAAAATATTACGAAAACCCGGAAGAAGTAAATGCTTTTGTTGAAGACTTCAAAGGAAAGCTGGAATCAAGCTTAAAAGTTCTTCACGCAGGCATTCAGGATCTGAAAGGAAAAGGTCTTTCCGTTGACAGTATTGAGCCGATGGGAGCACTTTACCTGACCATTAAATTGGATTATATCGGTAAAGCCAAGCCGGACGGAACGGTGATCGAAAACTCTTCTGATTTGGTATTCTATCTGATTAATGAAGCAGGCGTTGCTTTGGTTCCTTTCTCTGCATTCGGGGAAGAAAAATCCGAGCCTTGGTTCAGAGCTTCTGTAGGAGGATTGGCAACGGAAGAAATTTCTACGATGATGCCAAAGCTGGAAAATGCTTTAAACGCTTTAAAATAA
- the kdsB gene encoding 3-deoxy-manno-octulosonate cytidylyltransferase: MKIIAVIPARYEASRFPAKLMQMLGEKTVITTTYQNVVETGLFDEVFVATDSEIIFDEIVKNGGKAVMTGQHETGSDRIAEAVQNIDCDIVINVQGDEPFLKLEPLQQLIEVFRNDENQEISLASLKIKLHEKEEIENPNNVKVITDNSGFALYFSRSVIPFHREISYDVDYFKHIGVYAFRKHALIQFSKLEMKPLEISEKIECIRYLEYGMKIKMIETNFVGVGIDTPEDLEKARKLI, encoded by the coding sequence ATGAAAATCATCGCAGTGATACCCGCACGTTATGAAGCCAGCCGTTTTCCTGCTAAGCTGATGCAGATGTTAGGAGAGAAAACCGTTATTACGACAACGTATCAGAATGTAGTGGAAACCGGTTTGTTTGATGAAGTTTTTGTGGCAACCGATTCAGAAATTATCTTTGATGAAATTGTAAAAAACGGAGGAAAAGCGGTGATGACCGGGCAGCATGAAACAGGAAGCGACCGTATTGCAGAAGCCGTACAGAATATTGACTGTGACATTGTCATCAATGTTCAGGGAGATGAACCGTTTTTAAAATTAGAACCTTTGCAACAGCTTATTGAAGTTTTCCGCAACGACGAAAACCAGGAAATTTCATTGGCTTCCCTGAAAATAAAACTTCACGAAAAGGAAGAGATCGAAAACCCAAATAATGTAAAAGTGATCACCGACAACAGCGGTTTCGCATTATATTTCAGCCGTTCCGTTATTCCTTTTCACCGGGAGATTTCCTACGATGTCGATTACTTTAAGCACATCGGCGTTTATGCTTTCAGGAAACATGCGCTGATCCAGTTTTCAAAACTGGAAATGAAGCCTCTGGAAATTTCAGAAAAAATCGAATGCATCCGCTATCTGGAATATGGGATGAAAATCAAAATGATAGAAACCAATTTCGTCGGCGTAGGAATTGATACGCCGGAAGATCTTGAAAAAGCAAGAAAATTAATCTGA
- a CDS encoding histidine kinase, with translation MKKLLLAFILVCSQLCLAQTAKEIIDKNIELSGGLTNWKLLNSVLLQGKVILGVKDEYPIKIYQQRPNLTKTVITIGGKDTAIEGYDGTKGYAMNYATNKVQEYAGYVPESFDNDFIDWENKGFEAKYLGKEKIGNIYCHKVELTKNVNKNVYYFDTKNYMLLKEIKKDETLLYSDYKKVGNLSMPFRIESSSAKKDGDYVMLINRIDINKVFPANTFKF, from the coding sequence ATGAAGAAATTACTGTTAGCATTTATTCTGGTATGTTCCCAATTATGTTTAGCTCAGACGGCAAAAGAAATTATTGATAAAAATATCGAACTGTCCGGAGGATTAACGAACTGGAAGCTTCTGAATTCTGTACTGCTTCAGGGAAAAGTCATTTTGGGTGTAAAAGATGAATACCCGATTAAAATCTATCAGCAACGTCCGAATCTTACCAAAACCGTAATTACCATTGGTGGAAAAGACACGGCAATTGAAGGCTATGACGGAACCAAAGGTTATGCAATGAATTATGCGACCAATAAAGTTCAGGAATATGCCGGATACGTTCCGGAAAGTTTCGACAACGATTTTATCGATTGGGAAAATAAAGGCTTTGAAGCCAAATATCTGGGAAAAGAAAAAATCGGGAATATCTATTGCCACAAAGTAGAATTAACAAAAAACGTTAATAAAAACGTCTATTATTTCGATACGAAAAACTATATGTTGCTGAAAGAAATAAAGAAAGATGAAACCTTACTTTATTCGGATTATAAAAAGGTTGGAAATCTGTCGATGCCTTTCAGAATCGAATCTTCCAGTGCCAAAAAGGATGGAGATTATGTAATGCTGATCAACCGGATCGATATCAATAAAGTTTTCCCGGCGAACACTTTTAAATTTTAA